A segment of the Terribacillus aidingensis genome:
TAGTTCAAGTATGATTCCACCTCATATGCTGCATCGTCCCTTTGGGATGCAGCGCGTCGGAAGCGCTCATTATATTGATGATCAGAACGGTAAGTAAGCATTCCTACCATCCGTGCAAGTCCAAGACCTGCTGCAGGTAATTTGTCTGCTGTGTAATTACCATTGTTCCAATTCGGATCAGATGTGATAGCTGTCTTGGCCAAGTGATTATAGGCAATCGCATAGTCACTCACAAAAGGAGTTGCTGCAAGGGGGATTAGTACATCCATAAAATCCGGGTACATGACACCCCATTCCAGCACTTGCATCCCTCCTAATGATCCGCCGATCACAGCCCTCAAATGAGAGATTCCTAGCTTCTCCAACGCAGTGCGCTGAACCGAAACCATGTCACGAATCGTGATAGCAGGAAATGCCGATGCGTACCTCTCTCCCGAAATTGGATCTATTGATAAGGCACTTGTTGTCCCGTTGCATCCGCCAAGCACATTGAATGTAATTATCTGATACCGGTCGGTGTCGATAAAACCTCCGGGCTGCAGCAATCCGCTCCACCAGCCTGGATCTGCACTGGTGCCGGCCGCAAACTGATCCCCTGTCAGAGCATGGCAGACCAGCACCGTTTCTCCCGATTCAGGACCGCTTTTTTCATAAGCAACCTCTACCTTTGAAAGGATATGACCTGATTCAAGCTCGAAATCCCCGATGAGAAGTTTGCCGGTTTGGTATAACTGTTGTGACTTCATGTTCCGTACGCTTCCTCCCCTCAAATAAAAAAGCCACCCTGAGAGGACAGGGTGGCAATATGTACCGACTTGTCTCTCTCATCTCTAAAGTGCATACGCACTTTCAGGAATTAGCACCTTATAAGCATTTCTGCTTGCAGGTTGCCGGGCATCGTCGGGCCAGTCCCTCCGCCTCTCTTGATAAGAGCTTGCTATTTATTTGTTAACAGGATTGTAGCATGTGTTATTTTATGAGTCAACTATAAATTCTGAAATTTCCATTTACGTTATAAATATCCCTGGAAATTTGGACGCCCCGCATCAGCTAATGCCAATGCGGGGCTAAAATGTAACTTTTCTATTGTAAGTAGAGGATACCTAATACATCCTCCTGCCGCGGTACTTGTTCCACATGGTAGTTTACACTTAAACGATGCAATCCCTACCTCTATTGCATCCTCACGGCTCCTAGGCCGCTCCAGTCTGAATAAGTACTTCTGATTAAAACTATAGCAGAATGCCAATGATCTTCGATAAAGTTACTTAAACATCGAAGACGTTAACTATCTTATCATGCTTTACAATTATTGTCAAACTCCCGATGTAGCACTTCTCCGCAGCTGACTATCTATTCCCGCTAGCAACCTGCACAAACCACCCTAAATTTCCCATCTTTCTTAGATGCAGTCCTATTTTAAGTAACACTTCATGACGAAAGCCCTGAAAACACTTACACAAGTTGGTCAGAAATATTCACGTAAGATAACCTGACAAGTTTGTTACATTTTTTTGTCTGGCACTTATAATGAGAAAAGATTTAAATTTTCAAACAATAAAGATACTCACAGGGGGTAGAGAAGATGGATATGGCTAATACGGTATTCATGTTTGTCGCAACTGTCTTGGTATGGTTGATGACACCAGCACTCGCACTCTTTTACGGCGGGTTAGTAAGAAGCAAGAACGTACTGAGCACAGCGATGCATAGCTTTACGACAATGGCAATCGTATCGATTATCTGGATTATTATCGGCTTTTCATTGGCGTTCTCACCAGGTAACGGAATTATTGGAGGATTAGATTTCTTCGGACTTAATAATGTTGGTTTCGAACCGGCTGAAGGACACACTATTCCATTCAACTTATTCATGATGTTCCAAATGACATTCGCGATTCTGACAACTGCAATCGTGTCTGGCGCTTATGCAGAACGTATTCGTTTCCCAGCATTTATTCTTTTTACAGTTCTATGGGTCCTCATCGTT
Coding sequences within it:
- the metX gene encoding homoserine O-acetyltransferase, with the protein product MKSQQLYQTGKLLIGDFELESGHILSKVEVAYEKSGPESGETVLVCHALTGDQFAAGTSADPGWWSGLLQPGGFIDTDRYQIITFNVLGGCNGTTSALSIDPISGERYASAFPAITIRDMVSVQRTALEKLGISHLRAVIGGSLGGMQVLEWGVMYPDFMDVLIPLAATPFVSDYAIAYNHLAKTAITSDPNWNNGNYTADKLPAAGLGLARMVGMLTYRSDHQYNERFRRAASQRDDAAYEVESYLNYQGEKLVNRFDANCYMTLLEAMNSHDIGRGRGGWQSAAQSIKAIVLSFGFSRDLLFPPEEISRFAAEVPGARHVDVTTIYGHDGFLLEFEKWGHHIRHLLQQPIKIS